ctgaacccTCTTATTCCTAGAGTCCGCCACGATAATATGCCCCAATCTGTTTGTACAGATGCCTCGAGGACcattcagctgaccttcaccacttcccaaACCTCCGAACTGGAACGGAAATTTGCCGGACTCGTCATACACGTACACAGAGTTACTGTTGTAgtccgacacaagaatgttcccttccccatcCACAGTAATGTACCTTGGGCGTTTTATCTCACCAGCCAGTGAATAccggactgtccgcaccagggagccgtccggacggaacacaAGAACCTCACCTTGGTCTGCATCAGTTATCAGGACGTGGCTAGTGCGCACGTTCACTGCGATGCCACGGAAATGATGGCTCTTCTTCAAGTCAAACCGcgccatggcggtcccgtccgtgctgtactgtacaacatggtcAGCTGATCCACCTTCTcccactacccacagcgtgccgttaccgtccatacagACATCACGTGGCTGTATCGTATTACCCCctgtacccggtacaactgttgggaagtggcgcaggtaaaccccctctgtgctgtggacttggactcgcctgtTGTTGTGGTCAGTCACgaatatctcgttgctaggcgacaccacAACACCGCGAGGGTACCAGTACTCTCCAGGCTGTGTTTCTTCCCCACCAAAAGTGACCAAACCCTGTTCCTTGTCCCCAATAGAGCCAGATGGCGCTCCTTCTATCCCCGCTGCCTGTCTCTCTTGCTCGGGTGCGTTTATACCGAAAACATCCTGTCTTCTATCGCTCCGACTGTCATACCTTTCCCTTGCATCTTTCTTAGCTTCGTCAGTCGAGTCATCTCCGGAAAATACAGTTACAGTGTGGCTTAAGCCATTGGAcacaaccagctgcccttccggcCCCATAGCCAAGCATGCTGGCTCTGACCCAGTACTGACGGTACGGACAAACTCGCCttgacgtgtgaagatctgaacccTCTTGTTACCAGAGTCCGCTACGAGGATGTGGCCcgagctgtctgtacagatgccgaGGGGATacttcagctgaccttcaccacttcccttccctccaaactggaacaggaacttcccgAACTCGTCATACACGTATACATAGTTATTGTACCAgtccgacacaagaatgttcccttccccgtccacagtgacGTCCCCGGGGCGTGTCATCCCCCCAGCCCGTGGatgccggactgtccgcaccagggagccgtccggacggaacaccTGAACTGCACCTTGCTCTGCTTCAGTCACGAGAATGCCTTTGTTTATTGCAATGCCGCGAAGATGATCACGGTGGTCTAAAACAGCCTCAAAAATCCCCATTGCCATGTGAATAGGCCGCGCCCACTATTATCACGCCTCATGCCAACTCGGACGTACCGGGCAGACCAAGGATCGGTACAAATATTTCTCAATATAACATGCGATCTGACAATCGTACCGCAAATATAAAATATAGAGCTATTTAAGAAATGTGTTGATTCTGAGACTATGCTAAAATCAACAGCTGACATGTTAACGCTACGTCCAACCGCAGCAAATGCGTGGCATGCACTGAGGTCACTCTCGGCCGTTGAACTTTGAACTAACAAAACTCAAATCTTTCATTTACGTGTAAAACAGTACCTTACTATATTATCTAACTTTCTAGTCTGGGAAAATACGGCTACGTTCTCATATTTTGGGTGTCTAGATGATTTAAGTTTATTTTACTAATTTTGAGGTACGTTTTCTCCCATATTCCTTTTCGGTGAGAACGTACGCGCCTCCGAGCAAATTCAAAATGCCAAATGCACTATATGCTAGTCTGTCTCCTCAAGTTTAGGTCCAGAATGACACTGTTGAAAGTTGCCTATAGTTTAATGTGTGGAGGCTTTTGCCAAGTGTGGTTGTTGTGACCATTAGTCAAGTTATCACAAGTAATGTGTAATGCTGTTTTCACTTGTCTGCAACATCAGCATCACCTGATATGTGACTCTGATTCAGTTTGAATATTATCATACtacactgtatatatgtatatgacagTCTGGTTAAGCAGAAATTTCGTCCGAGGTGTCACAGAACTGAAAGATTGTATCCATTGCTGTAGTTTGACTTAAAACGGGATTCGCTGCAGCAGTTTGAGTTGAAATATTAATATCGGATCTAACTGTTCGCGTCATGTATGTATCATAATTACTTTGTGTAAATATGTTCGCTATCATAAACGTTGTATTCTTCACTACATATTTATCATTAGCAAGAATTTTGTATTGAAAGTGTTCGCTACTACATTACTTGGAGTACTTTGCTACTATTGAGCTGAATATTGTTAGCTAACATAATATTACTATCAATTGATGTATACTTTGATGCTGTTGAGCTGCAATATGGGATCTGTGTTTTTTTGCCTTTGTGAAATCTAATGTGTAGTTCATTGATTGAACTGAAATGTTGCATTATTGGATTGTTTGCTACAGTGCTTTAAGCCATATGTTATGATGAAGACATCTACAAATGAATACTAAAACTGTAATTATTTAAGTAAATTTTGATGTTCAAGGAAAATATTTCCAAATGCTAACTTGTATAGGTGTACACAGTCTCTGTTTTATATTTGTACAAAGCAGAACTTCAAAACCTGTCAACAATACTCCCTACCATAGCTCTTACTGTACCTCTTGTTATACTATACTTATAGTTTaaaactttcatgaataaatgaatgaagattTGAAAACAACTGTTCAATTGTCTGACCTTTATTGAATAAATGAACACCTTTCATTCACTACAAATTGAACGACCATTCGCTACGTTGGTAGACAACCAGACTCCTCCAAACAACAGAATATTGCTCATAAGTACACTACAACTAGACCATGTTTAATCAAGGACGAAATGTTTAGCTACATAATGTCGACTAAAAAGTAAAAATGTACTGGAAATGCTCTGCCAATCTGTttacacaagttttaaaaagagagaagagactgtAGATTCTAGATGGTATGACCTCTTTACACCTATACTTTAGTTCAATGATCTAACTCAATGCATCTAGCCTATATATTTCACGGGACGGTTCAAAAAGTTCTAGTTCTAGAGAGCAGCCTGCAGCATCGTGTCCTCTACTAGGCCATTCCGGTCCCAGGTCTGTCGGTAGAAGGAGACAGTCAGCCTCCCTCTGCTGCTGTTGTATGAGAACCGGAACGGCCTGGACTCACTGACCACCACCTTGCTCTTTCCCCTGTAGTGGCTGCGTACTCCCTGTGGGCAGGAAAGATGAAACGATAAGCTTTTTTGTCACAGAAAGAAAATTCAGTAACAAAGATCCTAAAGTagaatcaaggagcttttatcttggtAGAATCTAGTTATTTATGACATATAATAACAAACACTCATGCCTGAATAATAGGCAAAATATTACTACAAAGTATTTTCCTGTTGCATCTATCAATTACAAAGGAAAGCATGATTcaacaaatactagtagatgGACTTTGGTGTATGTAAAGATAATGTTCCTCACATCAGGGGTTCGTTCCTTGTCAAAATGGAACTTGGCCAGGTAGTTCCTCCCATCAGATCTTGTCCCACTGAGCACTTTCTTCAGAACGTCAAGGCTTGTGATCGTCACCTCGACGTTGCCGTACATGCCGGGTTTGCTGGTCTGGGACAGGTCGACATGGCCGCCATATCGCTTCATGAGGTACATCAGCTGCGAGAACACGGTCGGTGGGATGTCCCTCTCGAAGCTGGCCATGCCGGTACTGTTGTTTCTCTTGAGCCGGGCTGAGACTTCTCCCCCGATCTTGGTGAGGTAGAAGTCGTTTAGCGGCCCGGCCAAGAGAAGAGCGCTGCCGGCTATCTCCTCAATCTGTGAAAATACAATTTACAGATGCCGTGTCAATTATGATCTGTGATATAGAAACAGTATTGAAAATGCCGAACGTTATTCTAACCgttaaatttgtttcttttttttaaatccacgTAGAAGTAGAAGTCCACCGACAAGTCCGATCGAAATAGGGGTGTATGTATTTCATTACATGCGTGAAAAGTAAACCTCTAGATAAATTGGTACCATCAAGATATACCCCATTACAACTTGAATGCTTTTCTTTATACCGTGTTA
The sequence above is drawn from the Branchiostoma floridae strain S238N-H82 chromosome 17, Bfl_VNyyK, whole genome shotgun sequence genome and encodes:
- the LOC118404447 gene encoding E3 ubiquitin-protein ligase TRIM71-like; the protein is MAMGIFEAVLDHRDHLRGIAINKGILVTEAEQGAVQVFRPDGSLVRTVRHPRAGGMTRPGDVTVDGEGNILVSDWYNNYVYVYDEFGKFLFQFGGKGSGEGQLKYPLGICTDSSGHILVADSGNKRVQIFTRQGEFVRTVSTGSEPACLAMGPEGQLVVSNGLSHTVTVFSGDDSTDEAKKDARERYDSRSDRRQDVFGINAPEQERQAAGIEGAPSGSIGDKEQGLVTFGGEETQPGEYWYPRGVVVSPSNEIFVTDHNNRRVQVHSTEGVYLRHFPTVVPGTGGNTIQPRDVCMDGNGTLWVVGEGGSADHVVQYSTDGTAMARFDLKKSHHFRGIAVNVRTSHVLITDADQGEVLVFRPDGSLVRTVRYSLAGEIKRPRYITVDGEGNILVSDYNSNSVYVYDESGKFPFQFGGLGSGEGQLNGPRGICTNRLGHIIVADSRNKRVQIFTRHGEYVRTDSTGFEPEYLAVGPEGQLVVTSRVDRTVTVFPNY
- the LOC118405116 gene encoding uncharacterized protein LOC118405116; amino-acid sequence: MFTFLLHPRGFFARTVLLICVPAITTNCSTISHILTIHRVGMIISFSGDKLTTPFQTTLLHLCSDLVNMPKTKPSKKSQSAASGCSINVTIDGPSHRLSARARGGPPTLRNPRRDWRFWRGASTAVKTEITPVFRRWMRETVPEQDKLDFAMLDLDGKIEEIAGSALLLAGPLNDFYLTKIGGEVSARLKRNNSTGMASFERDIPPTVFSQLMYLMKRYGGHVDLSQTSKPGMYGNVEVTITSLDVLKKVLSGTRSDGRNYLAKFHFDKERTPDGVRSHYRGKSKVVVSESRPFRFSYNSSRGRLTVSFYRQTWDRNGLVEDTMLQAAL